The genomic region ACGGGCCGCGCGGCATCAGCGACCCGACACCGTACACGCATTACTCGCTGCTACGTACCGTGGAAGACGCGTTCGGAATCCACACGTATCTCAACCATGCCGGCGACCCCGGCGTGCAGCCGATGTTGCCGCTCTTTGCAACCCACGCCCCATAAGGGCGGCGGCGTTTATGCGGCGCCCGGGACGAAGATAAGCGCTAGTCCGTCGATGCAGTAACGCAGATGCGTGGGAGCCGGCCCATCGTCGAAGATGTGGCCGAGATGGCTGCCGCATCGGCGGCAATGCACCTCGGTGCGTTCCTCGACGAGTTCGTGATCGGCGCGCGTGCGCGTGGTTCCCGGTAGAACGTCCCAGAACGACGGCCACCCGTCGCCGCTATCGTACTTGGTCTTCGACGTAAAGACCGCCAACTTGCAGCCCGCGCAATGATAGAGCCCTGGCCGCTTTTCGCCGATCAGCGGACTTGAAAATGCCGGCTCCGTGCCGTTTTGGCGCAGAATATAATAACGATCGCTACCGAGCAGCGCTTTCCATTGAGCGTCCGTGTGCGTTACCGCATAGTGCTCGCTCGCGCCGGCGGGCACGGCGGCGGCGGCCGCAACGGCAGCCAGGCTCGTAAAAAAGTGTGCGCGCTTCATCGGACCGGCACGTGGCACGTCACGTTATGGCTCTCGAAGTAGCGCTGATGGTACTCTTCGGCGCGATAGAACTGCGTTGCCGGGACGATCTCGGTTGCGATCGGTCGTCCAAAATCGGATTGCGCGCGATCGCGCGACGCGCGAGCGATGCGCGCTTGCTCGTCGGAATGGGTGAAGATCGCGGAACGATACTGCGTGCCGATGTCCGGGCCTTGCCGATTCACCTGCGTTGGATCGTGCATCTGCCAGAATACCTCGAGCAGCCGTTCGTAGGTGACCTGCGCGGGGTCGTAGGTAACTTCGATCGCTTCGGCATGGCCGGTGGTGTCGGAGCAAACCTCGCGGTAGGTGGGATTTTGCGTGTGGCCGCCGGTGTAGCCGACGATCGCATCCAAAACGCCCGGAATCTGCCGGAACGTCATCTCGACGCCCCAGAAGCAGCCGGCTGCGAAGGTCGCGGTTTCTTGTTTCATAGCATTAACTAGAACGCCGGCCGCGGACGACCGGATGCGTCCTAGTGGGCGGGAATGCTCAGGAGCGCTTCCAGCATCGCGGCGCGAGCTCGGTCGAGCGCGGTCGCGGCGCCCGGCGAGGCGTCCATCCAATCGTTGATCATGAGCGCGAACGCGACCGTGCGCGCCGGCGTGATGAGATAGCCCGCCAGAGTGCGGGTGTGGTTCATCGAGCCGGTCTTTGCATAGAGGATGCCGCGCAACGGCGTATCGACGAACGCGCTCTGCAGCGTCCCGCGCACGCCCGCCTGCGGCAACGCCGCGAGCACGTCGCTGCGATGCGGCCCGGCCCAATCGTGCGCGAGGATGGCGACGAGCGCTCGCGGCGTGGCCCGGTCGTACTCCGAGAGGCCCGAACCATCGACGATCGTGAGCGATTGCGGATCGACGTCGATGCCTGCGAGCCACGTGCGCTCCGCATCGATGCCGCGCTCGAGGGTCGTGCCGGGGCCGGTCGTCGCCGTGCCCAACTCGTTGACGAGCATCTCGCCGTAGAAATTATCGCTTGGCAACCAGAATCGCGCCAGCACCTGTGCGAGCGGCGGCGAAGCGTGCGTCCAAAGAAGGCGCGCGCCTGCAGGAACGCTCCCCGGAGCGGGCGCGGTCCCGGCGACCGTAACGCCGCGCTCCAAGAGCGCTTCGCGCAGGCGCGCATATGCGAACGCGCGCGGCCGTTGCACCGCAGCGTCGAGGGTTACCGGCGGACCGTCTTGAGGAATCGAGCCGAACGCCTCCAGCCGCGCGTGGCCCCAGCGCCGCCGCAGATCCGAAGTGTCTGCGGAGCCGGGCGCGCCCGTTACCAGCGTGCTTGCGCCGAGCACCAGCGGCGCGTCGGCCGGCCCAATGCCGCGGGCGAATTCTCCAGGCCGAGCCGCCGGAGCGAACTCCAGGTGCATGACGTTGTCGTCGAGCGAAAATGCGGTGATCGGCGCGGCATAGTCGTAGGGCATGTCGTCGATCGACCATCCGGGCGGATAATGCGGCCCCGTATACCGCGTATCGTCGATCGTTATTGCATCGATCGCGCGCACGCCGGCAGCCGCCACCGCCGTCGCCGCCGCCTGAAGCGCGGCGTCGTCGAACGTTGGGTCGCCGCCGCCTTGCAGG from Candidatus Dormiibacterota bacterium harbors:
- the msrB gene encoding peptide-methionine (R)-S-oxide reductase MsrB, which gives rise to MKRAHFFTSLAAVAAAAAVPAGASEHYAVTHTDAQWKALLGSDRYYILRQNGTEPAFSSPLIGEKRPGLYHCAGCKLAVFTSKTKYDSGDGWPSFWDVLPGTTRTRADHELVEERTEVHCRRCGSHLGHIFDDGPAPTHLRYCIDGLALIFVPGAA
- the msrA gene encoding peptide-methionine (S)-S-oxide reductase MsrA gives rise to the protein MKQETATFAAGCFWGVEMTFRQIPGVLDAIVGYTGGHTQNPTYREVCSDTTGHAEAIEVTYDPAQVTYERLLEVFWQMHDPTQVNRQGPDIGTQYRSAIFTHSDEQARIARASRDRAQSDFGRPIATEIVPATQFYRAEEYHQRYFESHNVTCHVPVR
- the dacB gene encoding D-alanyl-D-alanine carboxypeptidase/D-alanyl-D-alanine-endopeptidase, whose product is MHRIVCSIAALALLCTGATFAQTAPIAPTLIGAHVGLYAIDLSDGAVLANRHADDAFIPASTMKLIVGSAALDRFPAGFAFTTRAWLLGTHLYLQGGGDPTFDDAALQAAATAVAAAGVRAIDAITIDDTRYTGPHYPPGWSIDDMPYDYAAPITAFSLDDNVMHLEFAPAARPGEFARGIGPADAPLVLGASTLVTGAPGSADTSDLRRRWGHARLEAFGSIPQDGPPVTLDAAVQRPRAFAYARLREALLERGVTVAGTAPAPGSVPAGARLLWTHASPPLAQVLARFWLPSDNFYGEMLVNELGTATTGPGTTLERGIDAERTWLAGIDVDPQSLTIVDGSGLSEYDRATPRALVAILAHDWAGPHRSDVLAALPQAGVRGTLQSAFVDTPLRGILYAKTGSMNHTRTLAGYLITPARTVAFALMINDWMDASPGAATALDRARAAMLEALLSIPAH